From Caldicellulosiruptor hydrothermalis 108, a single genomic window includes:
- a CDS encoding glycoside hydrolase family 15 protein — protein MRKPHVIEAIIGNTKVLGQLDSNGILQRFYWPAVDYYQQIKLFLAAVFLDGLVFFEDENFKIKSGFVDDFAYFFEYKIADKTIFQLDFVDFETDSLVRLWETGFEDFYVFLEPMINSSSLFNAAKVDKKNEIIYAYFKGTYIGLAFENKIKSFTVKNGIDDANDNQLEGWNEATNPQIAVKLENIGKVACFLAFGNSKDEVYRKLSYLKQKGYDEVYRQNKAFWEKKFSKVKLICTQDPKDMQLQKRSAYVFYVLQNSKTGGILAASEVDEKFFHCGGYGFVWGRDAAFIVSAMDALGLSREVENFFEFKFSCQEKEGFWDQRYYTDGSLAPSWGIQIDETASVVWGFLNHCERQNSLHLIDLYKENLKKALLFLIAAVDSEKGVIFRSFDLWEEREGIHLYSNASIYAALKKAKKYFPELESEIERKLKAIKNQIATAFYSPKLLRYVRSTDVRISREEFLKLPEENRYVEKDEKYEIIYYFKKQDEVVDISMLGVYYPFEMMDSSDEAFKATILAIERECQNSIVGGYKRYSDDRYIGGNPWILTTLWLAIYYKKTGQVNKAEKLFKWAKEHSLPNGLFPEQVDRLTGKPAWVVPLAWSHAMYVLYLFEKN, from the coding sequence ATGAGAAAGCCGCACGTGATAGAAGCTATAATAGGGAATACAAAGGTTTTGGGGCAGCTTGATTCAAATGGCATATTGCAAAGGTTTTATTGGCCTGCAGTGGATTATTATCAGCAAATAAAACTCTTTTTGGCAGCGGTTTTTTTGGATGGGCTTGTATTTTTCGAGGATGAAAATTTCAAGATAAAAAGTGGATTTGTGGATGACTTTGCGTATTTTTTTGAGTATAAAATTGCAGACAAAACAATTTTTCAACTTGACTTTGTTGACTTTGAAACAGACAGCTTGGTTCGTTTATGGGAAACTGGCTTCGAAGACTTCTATGTCTTTTTAGAACCCATGATAAATTCTTCAAGCCTTTTTAATGCTGCAAAGGTTGATAAGAAAAATGAAATAATCTATGCATATTTTAAAGGGACATATATAGGTCTTGCTTTTGAGAATAAGATAAAAAGCTTTACAGTTAAAAACGGAATTGATGATGCAAACGATAATCAGCTGGAAGGCTGGAATGAAGCTACAAATCCACAGATTGCCGTAAAACTTGAAAATATAGGAAAGGTTGCATGCTTTCTAGCTTTTGGAAACTCAAAAGATGAAGTCTATCGAAAACTTTCTTATTTAAAGCAAAAAGGGTATGACGAAGTTTACAGGCAAAACAAAGCCTTCTGGGAAAAGAAATTCTCCAAAGTAAAGCTCATTTGCACACAAGACCCAAAAGATATGCAGCTTCAGAAAAGAAGTGCATATGTATTTTATGTACTGCAGAACTCTAAAACAGGTGGAATTTTAGCTGCATCAGAGGTTGACGAGAAGTTTTTCCACTGTGGCGGTTATGGGTTTGTGTGGGGAAGAGACGCTGCGTTTATAGTATCTGCAATGGATGCGCTTGGACTCTCAAGGGAGGTTGAAAACTTTTTTGAATTCAAATTTTCTTGTCAGGAAAAGGAAGGATTCTGGGACCAGAGATATTACACAGATGGCAGCTTAGCTCCAAGCTGGGGAATTCAGATTGATGAGACAGCTTCTGTTGTGTGGGGATTCTTGAACCACTGCGAAAGACAAAATTCCTTGCATTTGATTGATTTGTATAAAGAAAACCTCAAAAAAGCACTGCTGTTTTTGATAGCTGCAGTCGATAGCGAAAAGGGAGTTATCTTTAGAAGCTTTGACCTGTGGGAAGAAAGAGAAGGAATTCATCTTTACTCAAATGCAAGCATTTATGCTGCGCTAAAGAAAGCTAAAAAGTATTTCCCTGAACTTGAAAGTGAAATTGAAAGAAAATTAAAAGCGATAAAAAATCAAATAGCTACAGCATTTTACAGTCCTAAGCTTTTACGGTATGTAAGGTCTACAGATGTCAGAATTTCAAGAGAGGAATTTTTAAAACTTCCTGAAGAGAACAGGTATGTAGAAAAGGACGAAAAATATGAGATAATCTATTATTTCAAAAAACAAGACGAAGTTGTTGACATTTCAATGCTTGGGGTGTACTATCCGTTTGAAATGATGGATAGTAGCGATGAAGCTTTTAAAGCTACCATTTTGGCTATTGAAAGGGAGTGTCAAAATTCAATTGTCGGGGGCTACAAGAGATACTCTGATGATAGGTACATTGGTGGGAATCCATGGATACTGACAACACTCTGGCTTGCAATATACTATAAAAAAACGGGACAGGTAAACAAGGCAGAAAAACTCTTTAAATGGGCAAAGGAGCACAGTTTACCAAACGGGCTTTTTCCGGAACAGGTTGACAGGCTCACTGGCAAGCCTGCGTGGGTTGTTCCACTTGCATGGTCTCATGCAATGTATGTACTGTATTTGTTTGAGAAAAATTAA
- a CDS encoding alpha-amylase family glycosyl hydrolase codes for MKKVIVVIYVLIVVVLVGGIGYFIYEKRIDTEYLTIAEKRLEKIEWIKDATIYEVNWRQYTKEGTIKAFEKHLSRLKEMGVKVLWLMPIHPISEINRLGSLGSYYSVKNYTEVNSELGTMNDFKAFVKKAHSMGFKVILDWVANHTGWDNVWMEHKSWYAQDENGNVISPPGTNWTDVAELNYDNLELRKAMIDAMIFWIKNTDIDGFRCDYAGGVPLDFWEEAREKLQKIKPIFMLAEDDQNIRLLDKAFDANYGWKLYNLFNNIAKGNDTAESIIDYYKRIYPSYPKGTFPLLFITNHDENSWNGTEIERLGDAYKTFAVLTFTLPGIPLIYSGQEIPLEKRLKFFDKDEIDWSNIKLHTFYKQLINLKKDNPALWNGSYGGEAKFITTNDSNVLAFVREKGDNIVISIFNLQNKMTKVAINFDLYKGKFRTFGRRDETIIINGKEVFKLEPWEYIILVKK; via the coding sequence ATGAAGAAGGTTATAGTAGTGATTTATGTTTTGATAGTTGTCGTTTTGGTTGGAGGTATTGGTTACTTTATATATGAAAAGAGAATAGATACTGAGTATCTAACAATTGCTGAAAAAAGGTTAGAAAAAATTGAGTGGATAAAAGATGCAACTATTTATGAGGTTAATTGGAGACAATATACAAAGGAAGGAACGATAAAGGCATTTGAAAAACATTTATCCCGCCTTAAAGAAATGGGTGTAAAGGTATTATGGCTTATGCCAATACATCCGATTTCTGAGATAAACCGTTTAGGATCCTTGGGTTCGTATTATTCGGTTAAAAATTATACTGAAGTAAATTCTGAATTAGGAACAATGAACGATTTTAAGGCGTTTGTGAAAAAAGCCCACTCGATGGGATTTAAAGTCATTTTAGATTGGGTAGCAAATCATACTGGATGGGACAATGTTTGGATGGAACATAAAAGCTGGTATGCGCAGGATGAGAATGGCAACGTTATTTCACCTCCAGGGACGAATTGGACAGATGTTGCTGAACTAAATTACGATAACCTGGAACTTAGAAAAGCTATGATAGATGCGATGATTTTTTGGATAAAAAACACGGATATAGATGGATTTAGATGCGATTATGCAGGGGGAGTTCCGTTAGATTTTTGGGAAGAAGCTCGAGAGAAATTGCAAAAAATTAAACCAATTTTTATGCTTGCTGAAGATGACCAAAATATTAGATTACTTGATAAAGCATTTGATGCAAATTATGGGTGGAAATTGTATAATCTTTTTAATAACATTGCTAAAGGCAATGACACAGCTGAAAGTATAATAGATTACTACAAAAGAATATATCCTTCATATCCAAAAGGGACGTTTCCGCTTCTTTTTATAACAAACCATGACGAAAATTCTTGGAATGGAACAGAAATTGAACGATTAGGAGATGCATATAAAACTTTTGCGGTGTTGACGTTCACCCTGCCTGGTATACCTTTAATTTATAGTGGGCAAGAAATTCCCTTAGAAAAAAGGTTAAAGTTTTTTGACAAAGATGAGATAGATTGGAGTAATATAAAACTTCATACTTTTTATAAACAGCTGATTAACTTAAAGAAAGATAATCCAGCTCTTTGGAATGGGAGCTATGGTGGAGAAGCAAAGTTTATAACTACTAACGATAGCAATGTTTTAGCTTTTGTGAGGGAGAAAGGTGACAACATTGTAATAAGTATATTTAATCTGCAGAACAAGATGACCAAGGTAGCAATAAATTTTGATTTGTATAAAGGAAAATTCAGGACTTTCGGAAGAAGGGATGAGACAATAATTATTAACGGAAAGGAAGTATTTAAATTAGAACCATGGGAGTATATTATTTTAGTTAAAAAATAG
- a CDS encoding ABC transporter ATP-binding protein, protein MNNTPLLKLENVSVYFEKRVGLFKPPSLVGALVDVSLEVNKGEIIAVVGESGCGKTTLGKVITGLQHPNNGKLYYQGIELNRLDKKRRNEYRESIQMVQQDSFAALNPKRTIFQSMADPLIEKGIVKNRTEAKHKVMELLERVELSAPEQYLEKYPHQLSGGQRQRILLARAISLNPKIIVADEPVSMVDVSLRVSILNLMARLNREMGVSFIYITHDLSTARYIAQNGRIVVMYLGKIVEVGNVQEAIGDPKHPYLQALISAVPVPNPKLAREKKMLALKSIDLPDPTKPPKGCRFHPRCPYAMEKCADYEPELKKRGNRYVACHLYS, encoded by the coding sequence ATGAATAACACTCCATTGTTGAAGTTGGAAAATGTAAGTGTATACTTTGAAAAAAGAGTAGGGCTTTTTAAACCACCTTCTCTTGTAGGAGCTTTAGTAGATGTGAGTCTTGAGGTGAACAAGGGAGAGATAATAGCAGTAGTTGGAGAAAGTGGATGCGGTAAAACCACATTGGGAAAAGTCATAACAGGCTTGCAACACCCTAACAATGGCAAGTTATATTATCAAGGAATTGAATTAAATAGGCTTGATAAAAAACGAAGAAACGAATATAGAGAGAGCATACAGATGGTTCAACAGGATTCTTTTGCAGCGTTGAATCCGAAAAGAACAATTTTCCAGTCAATGGCAGATCCTTTAATAGAAAAAGGCATTGTAAAAAATCGAACAGAAGCAAAGCATAAGGTTATGGAGTTATTAGAAAGGGTAGAATTAAGTGCACCGGAGCAATATTTAGAGAAATACCCCCACCAGTTATCAGGAGGACAACGCCAGCGAATATTGTTAGCAAGAGCAATTTCTTTAAACCCCAAAATTATTGTTGCTGATGAGCCGGTATCGATGGTAGATGTGTCTTTAAGAGTATCGATATTGAATTTAATGGCGAGATTAAACAGAGAAATGGGTGTTTCTTTTATATACATAACACATGATTTGTCGACTGCTCGTTATATTGCTCAAAACGGAAGAATTGTAGTTATGTATTTAGGTAAAATAGTGGAAGTGGGTAATGTTCAGGAAGCTATTGGAGATCCTAAACATCCGTATCTTCAAGCATTAATTTCAGCTGTACCTGTGCCTAATCCGAAATTAGCAAGAGAAAAGAAAATGCTTGCATTGAAGAGTATAGATTTACCAGATCCAACCAAACCACCAAAGGGTTGTAGATTTCATCCTCGATGCCCGTATGCTATGGAAAAGTGTGCGGACTATGAACCTGAATTAAAAAAGCGGGGAAATAGATATGTTGCATGTCATCTTTATTCTTAA
- a CDS encoding ABC transporter ATP-binding protein, with protein MGENIIEIRGLTIEFRMRNGVIKAVNDVDFNIEKGKITALVGESGSGKSTLAYALLGLVNHPGIISAGKIFFKGEDILQFNKEKLRKYRWESVAMIFQAAQNSLNPVMTIQEQMLETLKEHKGYIDTKESLKKIKELLEYVRLNPDRVLKSFPHELSGGMKQRVIIAFSLLLDPEVIILDEPTTALDVITQAYIFEILKSINKEKGITMLLLTHDIGIVAKVADQVGVMYAGRIVESANVFDIFERPKHPYTQSLIKAAPSLVGDLKDVKSIMGTPPNLMDLPKGCAFHPRCFKAFDKCRQERPARTNFEINEFVECHLYSENLSQNLVN; from the coding sequence ATGGGCGAAAATATAATTGAAATTCGGGGCTTAACAATTGAATTTAGAATGAGAAATGGTGTGATCAAAGCGGTTAACGATGTAGATTTCAATATTGAAAAAGGAAAAATAACTGCTTTGGTAGGAGAGAGTGGAAGTGGAAAATCTACCTTAGCGTATGCTTTATTGGGCCTGGTTAACCATCCAGGAATAATTAGTGCAGGGAAAATATTTTTTAAAGGTGAAGACATATTACAATTCAATAAAGAAAAACTGCGCAAGTATAGATGGGAATCTGTAGCAATGATCTTTCAAGCAGCTCAAAATTCTTTGAACCCAGTTATGACAATTCAAGAACAAATGTTAGAAACTTTAAAAGAGCACAAAGGTTATATTGATACAAAAGAGAGTTTAAAAAAGATAAAAGAACTTCTTGAGTACGTTAGGCTTAATCCTGATAGAGTTTTGAAATCTTTTCCTCATGAATTGTCAGGAGGTATGAAACAGAGGGTGATTATAGCTTTTTCACTACTACTTGATCCTGAAGTAATTATTTTAGATGAACCGACTACTGCGTTAGATGTTATAACACAAGCTTATATTTTCGAAATACTAAAAAGCATAAACAAAGAAAAAGGAATTACAATGTTATTGTTGACGCATGACATAGGGATTGTAGCAAAGGTAGCAGACCAAGTGGGAGTAATGTATGCAGGAAGGATTGTGGAGAGTGCTAATGTTTTTGATATTTTTGAGAGACCAAAACATCCTTACACACAAAGTTTGATAAAAGCTGCACCATCCTTAGTAGGTGATTTGAAAGATGTTAAATCAATTATGGGAACTCCTCCAAATTTGATGGATTTACCTAAAGGTTGTGCTTTTCATCCGCGCTGTTTTAAAGCATTTGATAAATGTAGGCAAGAAAGGCCAGCGAGAACTAACTTTGAAATAAACGAGTTTGTAGAATGCCACTTATATTCTGAAAATTTGTCTCAAAACTTAGTGAATTGA
- a CDS encoding ABC transporter permease — translation MRYVKELWEEIKVNRKAMTGFVILMFFILMATIGPRVLKLDLTIRFSERYQMPSWKHILGTDFAGRDTFVQLVYGSQEVLSVGILTATFTILIGFFIGALSGLIGKWVDSIIMFITNLFLTIPQFPILIVISTLIKVSNPLVFSLILSLFSWGGLARAIRSQILSLKHSEFIVACRIMNLSTMHIIFKEIMPNIISYIAVNFIFIIQSAVNASVGLMMLGLAPYSPTNWGMMISLAVQNTGGIFNPRAYIYLLSPIVCLALFQLGCIFLANGLDEAFNPRIKSQKGS, via the coding sequence ATGAGATATGTAAAAGAATTATGGGAAGAAATAAAAGTTAATAGAAAAGCTATGACAGGTTTTGTTATTTTGATGTTTTTTATTTTAATGGCAACGATAGGACCGCGAGTTTTAAAACTGGACTTGACTATAAGATTTTCAGAAAGGTATCAAATGCCTTCATGGAAACATATTTTGGGTACTGATTTTGCTGGTCGAGACACCTTTGTTCAGCTTGTATATGGTTCACAAGAAGTTTTAAGCGTAGGAATTTTAACAGCTACTTTTACTATATTAATAGGCTTTTTTATAGGTGCATTATCAGGTCTTATAGGTAAATGGGTAGATTCAATAATAATGTTTATAACTAATCTCTTTCTTACAATTCCACAATTTCCGATTTTGATTGTGATATCCACCCTTATAAAAGTTAGTAATCCACTTGTATTTTCTCTTATTTTGAGTCTTTTTTCATGGGGTGGGCTTGCGCGAGCAATTCGTTCGCAGATTCTTTCCTTAAAGCATAGTGAGTTTATTGTTGCTTGCCGAATTATGAATTTAAGTACAATGCATATTATTTTTAAAGAAATAATGCCAAATATTATTTCTTATATAGCTGTCAATTTTATCTTCATAATACAGAGTGCTGTAAATGCAAGTGTAGGTTTGATGATGTTAGGGCTTGCTCCGTATTCACCTACAAATTGGGGTATGATGATTAGCTTGGCTGTACAAAATACAGGTGGTATTTTCAACCCAAGAGCTTATATATATTTGCTGAGTCCAATTGTATGTTTAGCACTTTTTCAACTTGGATGTATTTTCTTAGCAAACGGACTTGATGAGGCATTCAATCCTCGCATTAAATCACAAAAAGGGTCATAA
- a CDS encoding ABC transporter permease produces the protein MKIKAVFKKVLMSFTTVLCAVLLTFFLLRLTPGSAIDGLARQLAQTNGITLEAAYERVAKMVNYDPREPLHKQLIRYVNELLHGNLGTSMIYQTVTVNEIVAKALPWTVFVLSISLLISFLIGIQLGTRMAWKRNSILEPIVSIYATITSAVPGFIIAILLLVIFAYNLNWFPYNGAYDIDVTPGFNLPFLWSVLKHAFLPILTYVITSIGGWALAMKGSAISVLGEDYVNAAYARGLSDRTIMKNYVRRNALLPLITSLAMNFGFMISGSALIENIFSYPGMGYYIAQASSQRDYTLMQGLLLVTATAVIIANLIADLIYSKLDPRVSIEE, from the coding sequence ATGAAAATTAAGGCTGTTTTTAAAAAAGTTCTTATGTCGTTTACAACAGTTTTATGTGCAGTCTTATTGACATTTTTCTTGTTAAGACTAACTCCTGGAAGTGCAATTGATGGCTTAGCGAGACAGTTAGCACAAACTAATGGAATTACATTGGAAGCAGCTTATGAAAGAGTAGCTAAAATGGTAAATTATGATCCACGAGAGCCGTTGCATAAACAGTTAATTAGATACGTAAATGAATTGTTACATGGGAATTTAGGAACATCAATGATTTATCAAACTGTAACGGTAAATGAAATTGTAGCAAAAGCATTACCCTGGACAGTATTTGTGCTAAGTATTTCCTTGCTTATTAGCTTTTTGATAGGTATTCAATTAGGTACAAGAATGGCATGGAAAAGGAACTCTATTTTAGAACCGATAGTTTCTATATATGCGACTATCACAAGTGCAGTTCCAGGCTTTATTATTGCCATATTATTACTTGTAATATTTGCATATAATCTCAATTGGTTTCCTTATAATGGGGCTTATGATATTGATGTGACACCAGGGTTTAATTTACCATTTCTTTGGAGTGTACTCAAACACGCGTTTTTACCAATTCTTACTTATGTTATAACTTCTATAGGTGGATGGGCACTTGCGATGAAAGGGAGTGCTATAAGCGTTTTAGGTGAAGACTATGTAAATGCTGCATATGCTCGAGGTTTATCAGATAGGACAATAATGAAAAATTATGTAAGAAGAAATGCATTATTACCTTTAATAACTTCATTAGCAATGAATTTTGGTTTTATGATTAGTGGTTCTGCTCTTATTGAAAATATATTTTCATATCCGGGAATGGGATATTATATAGCTCAGGCAAGCTCCCAAAGGGACTACACCTTGATGCAAGGTTTATTATTAGTCACTGCCACAGCAGTAATTATCGCTAATTTAATTGCTGACTTAATATACAGTAAACTTGATCCGAGAGTTAGCATAGAGGAGTGA
- a CDS encoding ABC transporter substrate-binding protein: MGSFKSYFKKAFVVFLVLSFIATSFLAFDFGNAATKLNNTEKVFRALDNWPKPPLYQGNVFASGGVGYYGERFMFEGLFLIVRSTDQIFNRLAQSYEHKGNKTIVHLRKNVKWHDGQKFTSKDVWAYYILNNGVEVARRLDSIETPDDYTVVFNWHEPAPFPELRIIFLAQDRQGTIPYHIYKKYVDNAAKILSSAKKTNDPAKRGPFGYEITDSIRKQLDNNWQQFLKYNPKKPIGTGPFKFYAVSDTQLVLVKNKDYWDAKNVTFEKVVFYQVNDLSSQYAMLRAGKLENFNYTQPKDVLESILRANKDLVHYKMFDPACAGLLLNVRKYPFNNVKFRQALVYALDRTKIREFANYYATEYKKYSSLGIAQSELNKWVSVDTQKKMTDYSYNPKKAEQLLREIGWRKGADGIWVDPNGKKYEFYIGVAAGWEAVINYSQAVAEQLTAFGLPTKVKIVEGSTYWQKVQEGAYDIGTDWVDITWYSSDPYFYLSQTFGWIATINGLPRDPKTGKLTLKLKGPDGKEIDVAKILDEYPYTYDLKKRMKMVNDLVYAINENAFNIALYQNTTGVWINTKTFGGKLPMADQFAKYNRNMPLPTNKEDKRRIAILNLGFGGYMSLVNGEYQPK; the protein is encoded by the coding sequence ATGGGTAGTTTCAAGTCGTATTTCAAAAAAGCTTTTGTAGTGTTTCTTGTGCTCAGTTTTATTGCTACCAGTTTTTTGGCATTTGATTTTGGAAATGCAGCGACAAAACTCAACAATACCGAGAAAGTTTTCAGGGCACTTGATAATTGGCCAAAACCACCTTTGTATCAGGGTAACGTTTTTGCGTCGGGCGGTGTAGGTTACTATGGTGAAAGGTTTATGTTTGAAGGATTATTCCTTATTGTAAGGTCTACTGACCAAATATTTAATAGATTAGCCCAATCATATGAGCATAAAGGCAACAAAACAATAGTGCACTTGAGAAAAAATGTAAAATGGCATGACGGGCAAAAGTTTACAAGTAAGGATGTGTGGGCTTATTATATCTTAAACAATGGAGTTGAAGTTGCAAGAAGATTAGATAGTATTGAAACGCCTGACGATTATACAGTAGTATTTAATTGGCATGAACCAGCTCCTTTCCCCGAACTTAGAATAATATTCCTTGCTCAAGATAGGCAAGGCACAATTCCTTATCACATTTACAAAAAATATGTTGATAATGCTGCCAAAATTCTCAGCAGCGCTAAGAAAACAAATGATCCTGCAAAACGAGGACCTTTTGGATATGAAATTACTGATAGTATAAGGAAACAGCTGGACAATAATTGGCAACAATTTTTGAAGTATAATCCTAAAAAACCTATTGGTACTGGTCCGTTTAAGTTCTATGCAGTGTCTGATACTCAATTAGTTCTTGTAAAAAATAAAGATTATTGGGATGCTAAAAATGTTACATTTGAAAAGGTTGTATTCTATCAAGTAAATGACTTATCATCACAATATGCTATGTTGAGAGCAGGGAAATTAGAAAACTTCAACTATACCCAACCGAAAGATGTTTTAGAGTCGATCTTAAGGGCTAATAAAGATTTAGTACATTACAAGATGTTTGATCCAGCTTGTGCGGGTTTGCTTTTGAATGTCAGAAAGTATCCTTTTAATAATGTAAAATTCAGACAGGCATTAGTTTATGCACTTGATAGAACAAAGATAAGAGAATTTGCAAATTATTATGCGACGGAGTATAAAAAGTATTCTTCTTTAGGAATAGCTCAGTCAGAGTTAAATAAGTGGGTTTCAGTTGATACTCAGAAAAAAATGACAGATTATTCTTACAATCCTAAAAAGGCAGAGCAATTGTTAAGAGAAATTGGATGGAGAAAAGGGGCAGATGGTATTTGGGTAGATCCAAATGGAAAGAAATATGAGTTTTACATTGGCGTAGCAGCAGGATGGGAAGCTGTTATCAATTATTCTCAAGCTGTTGCAGAACAGTTAACAGCGTTCGGTTTACCAACTAAAGTTAAAATAGTTGAAGGAAGCACTTATTGGCAAAAGGTACAAGAAGGAGCTTATGATATAGGTACTGACTGGGTAGATATTACATGGTATTCTTCAGATCCTTATTTCTATCTTAGTCAGACGTTTGGATGGATAGCTACTATTAATGGACTGCCAAGAGATCCAAAGACAGGGAAACTTACTTTAAAATTAAAAGGACCTGATGGTAAAGAGATAGATGTTGCTAAGATACTTGATGAATATCCATACACTTATGATCTGAAAAAGAGAATGAAGATGGTCAATGATTTAGTATATGCTATTAATGAGAATGCGTTCAATATCGCATTGTATCAGAATACGACAGGGGTTTGGATTAATACCAAGACTTTTGGTGGAAAATTACCAATGGCAGATCAGTTTGCGAAATATAATAGAAATATGCCTCTGCCAACTAACAAAGAAGACAAACGAAGAATAGCTATACTGAATCTTGGTTTTGGAGGGTACATGTCATTAGTTAATGGAGAATATCAGCCGAAATAA
- a CDS encoding LacI family DNA-binding transcriptional regulator, producing the protein MKKKITIKDIAELAGVSTATVSYVINNVGRINEETRKRILKIIEEVGYTPNVTARNLAKQKNNVIGILVSVFKDEKATVLTDNPFFIEFLASAHYKAVEHGYSILITDYSDKNNIKKLINSKAVSGLICLGKFDNKLFQTLKEAYVPIVLIDHDYVYDNFYYIYSDDKKGAYLATEYLIKRNHQKIGLICGEIKSSVIHQWRYEGFCKALNDYELEINKDYIFETNLNYRSGISLAEKILPLIGKVTAFFVISDIVTMGLIKGLSKYNVRVPDDLSIVSYDNLQSSKYFIPELTTVNQNIKLKAEMSIDLIVNHYHNSNASSNIFVLPVDIVEGNSVKII; encoded by the coding sequence ATGAAAAAGAAAATAACAATCAAAGATATTGCTGAGTTAGCAGGGGTTTCTACCGCCACTGTATCTTATGTAATAAATAATGTAGGCCGAATAAACGAAGAAACGAGAAAAAGAATTTTAAAAATTATTGAGGAGGTAGGTTATACACCCAATGTTACTGCACGTAATTTAGCCAAACAAAAAAATAATGTAATTGGAATTTTGGTATCAGTCTTTAAAGATGAAAAAGCTACTGTTTTGACAGACAATCCTTTTTTTATTGAATTTTTAGCAAGTGCTCATTATAAAGCTGTGGAACATGGCTACAGCATTTTAATAACAGACTACAGTGATAAAAATAACATCAAAAAACTAATAAACTCAAAAGCAGTTTCAGGATTAATTTGTTTAGGTAAATTTGACAACAAACTATTTCAAACTTTGAAAGAAGCTTATGTTCCTATCGTATTAATAGACCATGATTATGTTTATGATAACTTCTATTATATCTATAGCGATGATAAAAAAGGAGCATATTTAGCTACAGAATATTTAATAAAGAGAAACCATCAGAAAATTGGCTTAATTTGTGGTGAAATTAAATCGAGTGTTATTCACCAGTGGCGATATGAAGGTTTTTGCAAGGCGTTAAATGACTATGAATTGGAAATTAACAAAGATTACATTTTCGAAACTAATCTGAATTATCGAAGTGGAATAAGCTTAGCAGAAAAAATATTGCCGTTGATAGGTAAAGTAACAGCATTTTTTGTTATTTCAGATATTGTAACAATGGGACTAATTAAAGGATTATCTAAGTATAATGTTAGGGTCCCAGATGACCTTTCTATTGTCAGTTATGACAATCTTCAATCATCTAAATATTTCATACCTGAACTTACAACAGTAAATCAAAACATTAAATTAAAGGCTGAAATGTCTATTGATTTAATTGTAAACCATTATCACAATTCAAATGCCTCATCAAACATCTTTGTTCTGCCTGTAGATATTGTCGAAGGTAACTCTGTAAAAATAATTTAG